One part of the Lycium ferocissimum isolate CSIRO_LF1 chromosome 8, AGI_CSIRO_Lferr_CH_V1, whole genome shotgun sequence genome encodes these proteins:
- the LOC132066453 gene encoding uncharacterized protein LOC132066453 → MPPLPRVPWKAIMYKNAARPKARFTTWLLMLGRMTTSDRLVKWGVQVDPECGLCHQHAESKEHLYVHCEYTRNIWSKMEHWMGLLPCTFATWEQHITWMIANSKGNSQRAEAFRMIYSETVYGIWMERNGRIFEKRSREWNIVVKEIAYVTCVRAPTRISPLVLSFKF, encoded by the coding sequence ATGCCTCCTCTACCTAGAGTTCCATGGAAAGCTATTATGTATAAGAATGCAGCAAGACCTAAAGCAAGATTCACTACCTGGTTGCTCATGCTAGGAAGGATGACAACCTCTGATAGATTGGTGAAATGGGGAGTTCAAGTAGATCCGGAGTGTGGATTATGCCATCAGCATGCTGAGTCTAAGGAGCACTTATATGTGCACTGTGAATATACTAGGAATATATGGAGTAAAATGGAGCACTGGATGGGATTGCTGCCCTGCACATTTGCAACTTGGGAGCAGCACATTACATGGATGATTGCAAACTCAAAGGGAAACTCTCAACGTGCAGAAGCTTTCAGAATGATTTACTCTGAGACTGTGTATGGCATATGGATGGAACGAAATGGACGAATATTTGAGAAAAGGAGCCGGGAATGGAATATTGTTGTAAAAGAGATTGCCTATGTCACCTGCGTTCGAGCCCCAACCAGAATTAGCCCCCTAGTACTTAGTTTCAAATTTTAG